The following proteins are co-located in the Verrucomicrobiota bacterium genome:
- a CDS encoding helix-turn-helix domain-containing protein: MKDSRPSELKKLPVVQLDTRNDAELDGFETWHDFCRPVFDTKREKKSADYHTGVRFCEMEGLVFGETHYGAARFERSAAHLRGGEFDHLALHFVQRGQEVGSINGADTRISPDRVVLQDWAHPFARTSTEVHQLSVIIPRDRVQLSDVLYKRAPVHEWNIGSAGGRLLSHSLRAICGGMDEFSVQDSPKIANAFAALLNNLLESDLKGQPGSAEMGLPAIHEFLQRNLQRPSLGLEDVQRAFGLSRSSAYRLFQKEGGIHKFIQNERLAACYRELLKSESASKSIRWICERWGFRDLPHFYRSFRKRYGITPSEVREQAGHRADSRHSRLPKHSLSVATFHQWIGA, encoded by the coding sequence ATGAAAGACTCTCGCCCATCCGAGCTCAAAAAACTTCCGGTGGTCCAATTGGACACTCGGAACGATGCCGAGCTAGATGGCTTCGAGACTTGGCACGACTTTTGCCGACCTGTCTTCGATACGAAACGGGAGAAAAAATCGGCCGATTACCATACCGGCGTCCGGTTTTGCGAAATGGAAGGGTTGGTCTTTGGCGAGACCCATTACGGCGCCGCTCGTTTCGAAAGGAGCGCCGCGCATTTGCGTGGAGGAGAATTCGATCACTTGGCGCTGCACTTCGTCCAGCGGGGACAGGAAGTGGGAAGCATCAACGGAGCCGATACGCGGATTTCCCCGGATCGAGTGGTTTTGCAGGACTGGGCTCATCCCTTTGCGAGAACTTCGACGGAGGTGCATCAACTGTCCGTCATTATCCCCCGCGACCGCGTGCAGCTGAGTGATGTCCTCTACAAACGCGCTCCGGTGCATGAATGGAACATCGGCTCTGCCGGTGGGCGCCTTCTCTCTCACTCGCTGCGCGCGATCTGCGGTGGAATGGATGAATTTTCAGTCCAAGACAGCCCGAAGATTGCGAATGCGTTCGCCGCCTTGCTGAACAATCTGCTCGAATCCGATCTGAAAGGACAGCCCGGCTCAGCGGAAATGGGTCTCCCTGCCATTCACGAATTCCTACAAAGAAACCTGCAACGGCCGAGTCTCGGCTTGGAAGACGTGCAGCGAGCCTTCGGCCTTTCCAGATCCTCCGCCTACCGCCTGTTTCAGAAGGAAGGCGGCATCCACAAATTTATCCAAAATGAACGTCTCGCGGCCTGCTACCGAGAACTTTTGAAGTCGGAGAGCGCTTCCAAATCCATCCGCTGGATTTGCGAGCGCTGGGGATTTCGTGATTTGCCCCACTTTTACCGAAGCTTTCGCAAACGCTACGGAATCACACCGAGCGAAGTCCGGGAGCAAGCCGGGCACAGAGCCG
- a CDS encoding choice-of-anchor Q domain-containing protein, whose product MMKINKNLFVSRLLAVLTAFLVCLSLTARANVFNVTNLFDSGAGSLRDAITQAESSAGSDTINFGVGGTINFGSILPTITSDISISSNGFGVTFDGTSAGDRAFLQTGGTLSLSGLTIQNFTATNVTTSSTSGGAIRVEGGDLNISGSTFIGNSGLTGGAIRLQGGGTGTINSSTFTGNSSLQGGAITTSSANLNLIGSQVTNNTSINTGNLATGIGGGLSLSGGVVSIDNSDISDNVGERAGGGLRINGATVTITNSSINSNEAQTLDEDGGGLIVFGEADVTISDSEINENTSNGSAGGLQMQNVDTEVTLERTTVDGNEARTGGGIAIDGGELTITQTTISNNEATDTTGGGIQGVRATDITIENSTISGNTSSGGGGGIALGEEVSGEITSSTIAFNNSGGGGAGLRFSQGADNTFEVENSIFSDNLNSGTPDNISGPVESLGYNLFDDDGGGIVASIGDQFNAFADLDALAANGGPTFTHALGVFSEAIDAGSTNLPTDQRGFFRPGGSADDIGAYEFGAVPELSATSLFVGIAALLVVTRRRRRYR is encoded by the coding sequence ATGATGAAAATTAATAAAAATCTTTTTGTTTCACGCCTTTTGGCAGTCCTGACTGCTTTCTTGGTTTGCCTGTCTTTGACGGCGCGGGCCAATGTTTTCAACGTAACGAACCTATTCGATAGCGGTGCCGGGTCCTTGCGTGATGCGATCACGCAGGCTGAGTCGTCTGCTGGTTCGGATACCATTAATTTTGGAGTCGGCGGGACGATCAACTTCGGGAGCATCCTGCCCACGATCACCAGCGATATCTCCATCAGCAGCAACGGCTTTGGCGTTACCTTCGACGGGACCTCGGCCGGAGACCGGGCCTTTCTCCAGACCGGAGGCACCCTCTCGCTATCGGGTTTGACGATTCAGAACTTTACCGCGACAAACGTCACCACTTCTTCAACTAGTGGGGGTGCGATTCGCGTTGAGGGAGGTGATCTGAATATCTCTGGCAGTACTTTCATTGGAAACTCGGGCCTCACTGGAGGGGCCATTCGCTTGCAGGGCGGCGGAACCGGAACCATCAATAGCAGCACATTTACGGGCAACAGCAGCCTTCAGGGAGGTGCGATTACGACGTCAAGTGCTAATCTTAACTTGATTGGCTCGCAAGTTACTAACAACACATCGATCAACACGGGTAATCTAGCTACAGGGATCGGCGGTGGATTGTCACTGTCCGGAGGTGTCGTGAGCATCGACAACTCGGACATATCGGATAACGTTGGAGAACGGGCTGGCGGTGGTCTGCGTATCAACGGAGCGACGGTCACCATCACGAATTCGTCGATCAACTCCAACGAAGCACAAACCCTGGACGAAGATGGGGGTGGGCTCATTGTTTTTGGCGAGGCAGATGTCACTATATCCGACAGCGAAATCAACGAAAATACCTCAAATGGATCTGCTGGTGGTTTGCAAATGCAGAACGTCGACACCGAAGTGACCCTCGAACGCACGACTGTGGATGGAAATGAGGCCAGAACCGGTGGCGGTATTGCGATTGACGGGGGCGAGCTTACCATCACCCAAACGACCATCAGCAACAACGAGGCAACGGATACTACTGGGGGCGGTATTCAAGGAGTCCGCGCAACCGATATCACCATTGAAAACAGCACGATTAGCGGCAATACCAGTTCTGGTGGGGGTGGCGGTATCGCTCTAGGTGAGGAAGTTTCGGGTGAAATCACCAGCAGCACCATAGCTTTCAACAACTCAGGAGGAGGAGGAGCCGGTCTGCGTTTCAGTCAAGGTGCCGATAATACCTTCGAAGTAGAGAATTCCATCTTCAGCGACAACCTCAATAGCGGAACCCCCGATAACATCAGCGGCCCGGTAGAATCGCTCGGCTACAACCTCTTTGATGATGACGGTGGAGGTATCGTCGCTTCAATCGGGGACCAGTTCAATGCTTTCGCCGACCTCGACGCCCTTGCCGCCAATGGCGGACCGACCTTCACCCACGCCCTCGGAGTGTTTAGCGAGGCTATTGACGCCGGATCGACCAACCTGCCCACCGACCAGCGCGGGTTTTTCCGACCGGGTGGCTCCGCCGACGACATCGGTGCTTACGAGTTCGGTGCCGTTCCCGAGCTGTCGGCGACCAGCCTGTTCGTTGGTATCGCCGCGTTGCTGGTCGTGACACGGCGGCGGAGAAGGTACAGGTAA
- the coaE gene encoding dephospho-CoA kinase (Dephospho-CoA kinase (CoaE) performs the final step in coenzyme A biosynthesis.), which translates to MKGIRLGLTGTIGSGKSTTLSFFANEGWITVRTDDLAREELERSEMKQVIRERWGSGIFDSGGRLKRKSLAGIVFSDPQELEWLESVLHPRVRERWLSITEKSEDLETVVEIPLLFEKSLASHFDFVVSVSCPENLQLERLLAKGLTADDIEARKLRQLPAFEKESRAHHVLSNCGTLTFLEKQVISLSEQLRLQTRPSL; encoded by the coding sequence ATGAAAGGCATTCGGCTCGGGCTTACCGGAACCATCGGCTCAGGAAAGTCGACTACGCTTTCCTTTTTCGCGAATGAGGGTTGGATTACGGTCCGAACGGATGACCTGGCCCGTGAAGAATTGGAGAGGTCGGAGATGAAACAGGTGATCCGCGAAAGGTGGGGTTCTGGTATTTTCGATAGTGGTGGGAGATTGAAACGGAAGAGCCTCGCGGGGATCGTTTTTAGTGATCCTCAAGAGCTGGAGTGGTTGGAATCGGTCCTTCACCCACGCGTTCGGGAGAGGTGGCTTTCAATAACGGAAAAGTCTGAAGATCTCGAAACAGTCGTCGAAATCCCGCTACTCTTTGAGAAAAGCCTTGCTTCCCACTTTGATTTTGTGGTTTCTGTTTCTTGTCCGGAGAATCTCCAGCTCGAACGTCTTTTGGCGAAAGGGCTTACCGCCGATGACATTGAGGCTCGGAAACTTCGGCAACTCCCTGCGTTTGAGAAAGAATCTCGAGCCCATCATGTCCTCTCCAACTGTGGAACTCTAACTTTTCTTGAAAAACAAGTCATCTCCTTGTCGGAACAGTTACGCTTACAGACAAGGCCTTCCCTATGA